The proteins below come from a single Candidatus Rokuibacteriota bacterium genomic window:
- a CDS encoding ABC transporter permease, producing the protein MLNYTLQRLLWLIPTLLAMALVTFLVMHATPGSPLDPVAEGANPLSPEAQKNLAEAYGLDKPLWEQFGIFVGKALRGDFGQSFVYKTRTVSEILIDAFPVSLLLGSMALVLAVTGGVTLGVLAAVYQNRSWDYVSVTVATLGVSVPNFVLAVFLIVLFSFVLPIFPTGGWNEPKDWVLPTVTLALGPMGIIARFTRSSMVEVIRSDYIRTARAKGLAEAPVILKHVLKNACIPVVTLLGPLFAAIGTGSFFVESIFRVPGMGRFFVLSMTGRDYPMIMAVILLYGGFLTLMNLAVDLLYGFIDPRIRY; encoded by the coding sequence GTGCTCAACTACACGCTCCAGCGGCTTCTCTGGCTGATCCCGACCCTCCTCGCGATGGCGCTCGTCACGTTCCTCGTGATGCACGCCACGCCGGGCAGCCCGCTGGACCCTGTCGCCGAGGGCGCCAACCCGCTCTCGCCCGAGGCGCAGAAGAACCTCGCCGAGGCCTACGGGCTCGACAAGCCGCTCTGGGAGCAGTTCGGCATCTTCGTCGGCAAGGCGCTGCGGGGCGATTTCGGCCAGTCCTTCGTCTACAAGACGCGGACGGTGAGCGAGATCCTGATCGACGCCTTTCCGGTGTCGCTGCTCCTCGGCAGCATGGCGCTGGTGCTGGCCGTCACGGGCGGGGTGACGCTCGGCGTGCTGGCCGCCGTGTACCAGAACCGCTCGTGGGACTATGTCTCAGTCACGGTGGCGACCCTGGGTGTCAGCGTGCCTAACTTCGTTCTGGCTGTCTTTCTCATCGTGCTGTTCTCCTTCGTACTGCCGATCTTCCCAACCGGCGGCTGGAACGAACCCAAGGACTGGGTTCTGCCCACCGTGACGCTCGCGCTCGGCCCGATGGGCATCATCGCGCGCTTCACGCGCTCGAGCATGGTCGAGGTCATCCGCTCCGACTACATCCGGACGGCCCGCGCCAAGGGGTTGGCCGAGGCCCCGGTCATCCTCAAGCACGTGCTCAAGAACGCCTGCATCCCGGTGGTGACGCTCCTCGGCCCGCTCTTCGCTGCGATCGGCACCGGCTCCTTCTTCGTCGAGTCCATCTTCCGCGTCCCAGGCATGGGGCGCTTCTTCGTGCTCTCCATGACCGGCCGCGACTACCCGATGATCATGGCCGTGATCCTGCTCTACGGGGGATTCCTGACCCTCATGAATCTCGCGGTGGACCTCCTCTATGGCTTCATCGACCCCCGCATCAGGTACTAG